The following are encoded together in the Babylonia areolata isolate BAREFJ2019XMU chromosome 18, ASM4173473v1, whole genome shotgun sequence genome:
- the LOC143292052 gene encoding telomere length regulation protein TEL2 homolog isoform X1 — MESRTRAAAREIINGLKNAEDTQTTVKWLHAVNCLITRNDRTSLPKALENYEDVPFTQLCSVFRERHFASVCSTILDLLTVEWLQGLPSNCFSENVEMLFLAGPASDSLMMLIRAVQNNRQGFKMQKITTLLEMFINKGRMVQVIWDQCQVCDTAEGQHRRTAMSSHGGLWEELVTALASLPSQMANRLGRETGDVFLPQNYVPHLANCILQCLQRAHDLLVDSKACSLDFVSRLVGKLCFTGSADHLLDVLVPVLCSSVTVDSTWSQVSERLFMGVPLLTMESVVVPLLTKVPWYKWVEKLVGDCVVSSQRVQFLMCTKLLFHRYFSQELLLQNLIGYLAGSSPRRALYKEVFGKLLQVWGDASNLKHVSSEQHLFLCRALMVCISHLGPQETEQWKRELIQLLLPGVQGHLGSSDVSIRSRGMLVAKVLTKTLDPAGQQIEFEIPRTVEVEGLERLLVVPPDPGMASIQQAVDDLQLSDPQPEGPPSQPSPDDAEELDSDDDLVPYDMSFDKKQSKVKAPKYIRDCMEGLLNVQEADTFEASLQAAETLIWGRPDGLAEIAAEFSKILLHTTESCGTQDFVSLRFQAMVALAVQCPKQVAPFLTRQFYERNYNIRQRLDILEVLTAAAQKLSQPYQPSSKKGGKSRTAHHNEEARLLDARPETWREVVQRRIESKTRRFGKGRTQPEPVATANRFGAVAGEFFYPLMALCDRREGYFDLLGEDSLVLNRLVYSLAIVLHAAVHTTAARQMGKTLLEFTWSLRVHPDVKVREAVLVATSIILLVLPSHFLLTDLQVDLMETKAWLEGTVEKEVNEDCRELAVQGLRLLEATIAKEMQDAVANT; from the exons ATGGAATCCAGAACTCGTGCAGCTGCTCGAGAGATCATTAACGGGTTAAAGAATGCCGAGGATACGCAGACCACTGTCAAATGGCTTCACGCAGTGAATTGTTTGATCACAAGAAACGATAGAACCAGCCTTCCCAAAGCACTGGAAAACTACGAAGACGTTCCCTTCACGCAGTTATGCAGTGTTTTTCGCGAGAGGCATTTTGCGTCCGTGTGCAGCACGATTCTGGACTTACTGACCGTTGAATGGTTGCAGGGACTACCTTCTAACTGTTTCAGTGAAAATGTAGAGATGTTATTTCTTGCTGGACCAGCGTCTGATTCTCTGATGATGTTGATTCGAGCTGTCCAGAATAACAG ACAGGGATTCAAGATGCAGAAGATCACCACCCTGCTGGAGATGTTCATCAACAAGGGCAGGATGGTGCAGGTCATCTGGGACCAGTGCCAGGTCTGTGACACAGCAGAGGGGCAGCACCGCCGGACGGCCATGTCAAGTCACGGAGGTCTCTGGGAGGAGCTGGTCACAGCCCTTGCTTCCCTCCCATCTCAGATGGCAAATCGCTTGGGCAGAGAAACAGG TGATGTGTTCCTGCCACAAAATTATGTCCCCCATCTTGCCAACTGCATCTTACAGTGCCTCCAAAGGGCACATGATCTTCTTGTGGATTCTAAAGCATGCTCCCTGGATTTTGTTTCTCGACTGGTGGGAAAACTGTGTTTCACTGGCAGTGCAG ATCACCTGCTGGATGTGCTGGTGCCTGTGCTGTGTTCGTCAGTGACTGTCGACAGCACCTGGAGCCAGGTGAGTGAGAGGCTTTTCATGGGGGTGCCTCTACTCACCATGGAGAGTGTTGTCGTGCCACTGCTCACCAAAGTGCCTTG GTACAAGTGGGTGGAGAAACTGGTGGGCGACTGTGTGGTCAGTAGCCAGAGAGTGCAGTTCCTGATGTGCACCAAACTGCTTTTCCACCGCTACTTCTCTCAG GAGCTGTTACTACAGAATCTCATTGGGTACCTGGCAGGTTCGTCTCCTAGAAGGGCTCTGTATAAAGAG GTGTTTGGAAAGTTGCTGCAGGTTTGGGGTGACGCCAGCAACTTGAAGCACGTGTCCTCAGAACAGCATCTGTTCCTGTGCCGTGCCCTCATGGTCTGCATCAGTCATCTTGGCCCCCAGGAGACAGAGCAGTGGAAAcgag AGCTGATCCAGTTACTGCTGCCCGGGGTGCAGGGCCACTTGGGATCCTCCGATGTGTCCATCCGTTCCCGGGGGATGCTGGTGGCCAAGGTGCTGACCAAGACCCTGGACCCTGCTGGTCAGCAGATAGAGTTTGAG ATTCCCCGTACAGTGGAAGTGGAGGGACTGGAGAGGTTGCTGGTTGTCCCCCCTGATCCTGGCATGGCCTCCATACAGCA AGCAGTGGATGATCTTCAGCTGTCTGACCCACAGCCAGAGGGACCCCCATCTCAACCCTCTCCAGATGATGCCGAAGAGCTGGACAG TGATGATGACCTGGTGCCCTATGACATGTCGTTTGACAAAAAACAGTCAAAAGTCAAAGCCCCTAAGTACATCCGAGACTGCATGGAAG GTCTGCTGAACGTCCAGGAGGCAGACACCTTTGAAGCCAGCCTCCAGGCAGCAGAGACTTTGATTTGGGGTCGACCTGATGGACTCGCAGAG ATCGCCGCTGAATTCAGCAAGATCCTGCTGCACACCACAGAGAGCTGCGGCACCCAGGACTTTGTCTCCCTGCGTTTTCAGGCCATGGTCGCACTGGCCGTGCAGTGTCCCAAACAG GTGGCTCCCTTCCTTACGAGACAGTTTTATGAGAGGAACTACAACATCCGGCAACGCCTGGATATCTTGGAG GTTCTTACAGCTGCTGCTCAAAAACTGTCTCAGCCGTACCAGCCCAGTTCAAAGAAAGGGGGCAAAAG CAGAACAGCTCATCACAACGAGGAAGCCAGGTTGCTGGACGCCCGACCAGAGACGTGGCGCGAGGTGGTGCAGAGGCGCATCGAGAGCAAGACGCGGCGGTTCGGGAAGGGGCGCACCCAGCCGGAGCCCGTCGCCACGGCCAACCGCTTTGGGGCTGTGGCTGGGGAGTTCTTCTACCCCCTCATGGCCCTCTGTGACAG acggGAGGGTTACTTTGACCTGTTGGGAGAGGACAGTTTGGTGCTGAACCGGCTGGTGTATTCCCTGGCCATTGTTCTTCATGCTGCTGTTCACACCACT GCAGCTCGGCAGATGGGGAAAACTCTGCTGGAGTTTACCTGGAGCCTGAGGGTGCATCCTGACGT
- the LOC143292052 gene encoding telomere length regulation protein TEL2 homolog isoform X2 → MESRTRAAAREIINGLKNAEDTQTTVKWLHAVNCLITRNDRTSLPKALENYEDVPFTQLCSVFRERHFASVCSTILDLLTVEWLQGLPSNCFSENVEMLFLAGPASDSLMMLIRAVQNNRQGFKMQKITTLLEMFINKGRMVQVIWDQCQVCDTAEGQHRRTAMSSHGGLWEELVTALASLPSQMANRLGRETGDVFLPQNYVPHLANCILQCLQRAHDLLVDSKACSLDFVSRLVGKLCFTGSADHLLDVLVPVLCSSVTVDSTWSQVSERLFMGVPLLTMESVVVPLLTKVPWYKWVEKLVGDCVVSSQRVQFLMCTKLLFHRYFSQELLLQNLIGYLAGSSPRRALYKEVFGKLLQVWGDASNLKHVSSEQHLFLCRALMVCISHLGPQETEQWKRELIQLLLPGVQGHLGSSDVSIRSRGMLVAKVLTKTLDPAGQQIEFEIPRTVEVEGLERLLVVPPDPGMASIQQAVDDLQLSDPQPEGPPSQPSPDDAEELDSDDDLVPYDMSFDKKQSKVKAPKYIRDCMEGLLNVQEADTFEASLQAAETLIWGRPDGLAEIAAEFSKILLHTTESCGTQDFVSLRFQAMVALAVQCPKQVAPFLTRQFYERNYNIRQRLDILEVLTAAAQKLSQPYQPSSKKGGKRTAHHNEEARLLDARPETWREVVQRRIESKTRRFGKGRTQPEPVATANRFGAVAGEFFYPLMALCDRREGYFDLLGEDSLVLNRLVYSLAIVLHAAVHTTAARQMGKTLLEFTWSLRVHPDVKVREAVLVATSIILLVLPSHFLLTDLQVDLMETKAWLEGTVEKEVNEDCRELAVQGLRLLEATIAKEMQDAVANT, encoded by the exons ATGGAATCCAGAACTCGTGCAGCTGCTCGAGAGATCATTAACGGGTTAAAGAATGCCGAGGATACGCAGACCACTGTCAAATGGCTTCACGCAGTGAATTGTTTGATCACAAGAAACGATAGAACCAGCCTTCCCAAAGCACTGGAAAACTACGAAGACGTTCCCTTCACGCAGTTATGCAGTGTTTTTCGCGAGAGGCATTTTGCGTCCGTGTGCAGCACGATTCTGGACTTACTGACCGTTGAATGGTTGCAGGGACTACCTTCTAACTGTTTCAGTGAAAATGTAGAGATGTTATTTCTTGCTGGACCAGCGTCTGATTCTCTGATGATGTTGATTCGAGCTGTCCAGAATAACAG ACAGGGATTCAAGATGCAGAAGATCACCACCCTGCTGGAGATGTTCATCAACAAGGGCAGGATGGTGCAGGTCATCTGGGACCAGTGCCAGGTCTGTGACACAGCAGAGGGGCAGCACCGCCGGACGGCCATGTCAAGTCACGGAGGTCTCTGGGAGGAGCTGGTCACAGCCCTTGCTTCCCTCCCATCTCAGATGGCAAATCGCTTGGGCAGAGAAACAGG TGATGTGTTCCTGCCACAAAATTATGTCCCCCATCTTGCCAACTGCATCTTACAGTGCCTCCAAAGGGCACATGATCTTCTTGTGGATTCTAAAGCATGCTCCCTGGATTTTGTTTCTCGACTGGTGGGAAAACTGTGTTTCACTGGCAGTGCAG ATCACCTGCTGGATGTGCTGGTGCCTGTGCTGTGTTCGTCAGTGACTGTCGACAGCACCTGGAGCCAGGTGAGTGAGAGGCTTTTCATGGGGGTGCCTCTACTCACCATGGAGAGTGTTGTCGTGCCACTGCTCACCAAAGTGCCTTG GTACAAGTGGGTGGAGAAACTGGTGGGCGACTGTGTGGTCAGTAGCCAGAGAGTGCAGTTCCTGATGTGCACCAAACTGCTTTTCCACCGCTACTTCTCTCAG GAGCTGTTACTACAGAATCTCATTGGGTACCTGGCAGGTTCGTCTCCTAGAAGGGCTCTGTATAAAGAG GTGTTTGGAAAGTTGCTGCAGGTTTGGGGTGACGCCAGCAACTTGAAGCACGTGTCCTCAGAACAGCATCTGTTCCTGTGCCGTGCCCTCATGGTCTGCATCAGTCATCTTGGCCCCCAGGAGACAGAGCAGTGGAAAcgag AGCTGATCCAGTTACTGCTGCCCGGGGTGCAGGGCCACTTGGGATCCTCCGATGTGTCCATCCGTTCCCGGGGGATGCTGGTGGCCAAGGTGCTGACCAAGACCCTGGACCCTGCTGGTCAGCAGATAGAGTTTGAG ATTCCCCGTACAGTGGAAGTGGAGGGACTGGAGAGGTTGCTGGTTGTCCCCCCTGATCCTGGCATGGCCTCCATACAGCA AGCAGTGGATGATCTTCAGCTGTCTGACCCACAGCCAGAGGGACCCCCATCTCAACCCTCTCCAGATGATGCCGAAGAGCTGGACAG TGATGATGACCTGGTGCCCTATGACATGTCGTTTGACAAAAAACAGTCAAAAGTCAAAGCCCCTAAGTACATCCGAGACTGCATGGAAG GTCTGCTGAACGTCCAGGAGGCAGACACCTTTGAAGCCAGCCTCCAGGCAGCAGAGACTTTGATTTGGGGTCGACCTGATGGACTCGCAGAG ATCGCCGCTGAATTCAGCAAGATCCTGCTGCACACCACAGAGAGCTGCGGCACCCAGGACTTTGTCTCCCTGCGTTTTCAGGCCATGGTCGCACTGGCCGTGCAGTGTCCCAAACAG GTGGCTCCCTTCCTTACGAGACAGTTTTATGAGAGGAACTACAACATCCGGCAACGCCTGGATATCTTGGAG GTTCTTACAGCTGCTGCTCAAAAACTGTCTCAGCCGTACCAGCCCAGTTCAAAGAAAGGGGGCAAAAG AACAGCTCATCACAACGAGGAAGCCAGGTTGCTGGACGCCCGACCAGAGACGTGGCGCGAGGTGGTGCAGAGGCGCATCGAGAGCAAGACGCGGCGGTTCGGGAAGGGGCGCACCCAGCCGGAGCCCGTCGCCACGGCCAACCGCTTTGGGGCTGTGGCTGGGGAGTTCTTCTACCCCCTCATGGCCCTCTGTGACAG acggGAGGGTTACTTTGACCTGTTGGGAGAGGACAGTTTGGTGCTGAACCGGCTGGTGTATTCCCTGGCCATTGTTCTTCATGCTGCTGTTCACACCACT GCAGCTCGGCAGATGGGGAAAACTCTGCTGGAGTTTACCTGGAGCCTGAGGGTGCATCCTGACGT